One stretch of Cryptococcus neoformans var. neoformans B-3501A chromosome 5, whole genome shotgun sequence DNA includes these proteins:
- a CDS encoding hypothetical protein (HMMPfam hit to Abhydrolase_1, alpha/beta hydrolase fold, score: 57.6, E(): 3.3e-14): MPRPPLPRNLNLPRWNPPKPHLAKYHPPPPHPTTAHAHFLPPTSPQLPPRRKPAFNPGGFGLQSQPAPAPAPTSAWGKGKEREMQVDEIQKKDDELRREEERIEGKSPKEGREEAEACYVPPPATLHYVASHSLPLLYSPSPLPPFTIAYETWGTLNADASNAILIHTGLSASSHVASRGNDVSPSTSSKPGWWEDFVGPGKSIDTDKFFVICTNVLGGCFGSTGPSSPYPPGDGQTRWATRFPLLSVHDMTRAQISLMDYLGINKLYASVGSSMGGMQSLSLAYLAPERVGRIVSISACGRSGLNGVGMRYAQRSVLMADPNWNRGFYYDGVPPHNGMKLARQIATITYRSGPEWEQRFGRQMISEQDAQLDAQGNPGVPRLSPDFLIETYLDHQGERFCLTYDANSLIYISKAMDLFDMTGPALTSLAKRFNDAYPDQPPFPYPDDPVSISCCAPRGAAEAHDHNTPEEQEKLEKEAKKKLARFIPTSKSPHLADLAQGLQRLKDIPTLVLGVQSDVLFPVEQQRELSDALKLTGNSRVTYYELGGVWGHDTFLLDVQNVGGAIRGFLH, translated from the exons ATGCCACGCCCGCCCCTCCCGCGCAACCTCAACCTCCCCCGCTGGAACCCCCCAAAGCCCCATCTCGCAAAGTACCACCCTCCACCCCCGCACCCCACCACGGCCCACGCCCACTTCCTCCCGCCCACATCTCCGCAGCTCCCACCAAGGAGGAAACCAGCGTTCAACCCGGGTGGATTCGGCCTCCAGAGTCAGCCGGCCCCGGCACCGGCTCCCACTTCGGCctgggggaagggaaaggagcgCGAAATGCAGGTCGACGAAATTCAGAAAAAAGATGACGAACTtagacgagaagaagagcggaTAGAGGGAAAGTCCCCAAAggaaggacgagaagaagccgaGGCGTGCTATGTG CCACCGCCAGCCACTCTCCACTACGTCGCCTCCCACTCTCTGCCGCTTCTCTACTCGccctcacctcttcctccgttCACGATCGCCTACGAAACATGGGGTACTCTCAATGCTGACGCCTCAAacgccatcctcatccataCAGGATTAtctgcctcttcccatGTCGCTTCTCGAGGAAATGACGTCTCCCCGtccacttcttccaagCCGGGATGGTGGGAGGACTTTGTCGGGCCGGGCAAGAGTATCGATACCGACAAGTTTTTCGTCATTTGCACCAATGTCCTCGGTGGCTGCTTTGGCAGTACGGGCCCGAGCTCTCCCTACCCGCCCGGCGATGGCCAGACACGGTGGGCGACTCGGTTCCCGCTGCTCAGCGTACACGACATGACTCGTGCCCAGATCTCGCTGATGGATTACTTGGGCATCAACAAACTCTATGCGAGTGTGGGGAGCAGTATGGGCGGTATGCAGAGTTTGAGTTTGGCTTACTTGGCTCCGGAGAGGGTTGGCAGGATTGTTAGTATTTCTGCatgtggaagaagtggtCTGAACGGTGTGGGTATGAGGTATGCCCAGAGGAGCG TTCTGATGGCGGATCCCAATTGGAACCGAGGATTCTACTATGACGGCGTCCCTCCTCACAACGGCATGAAACTAGCGCGAC AGATTGCAACAATCACCTACCGATCAGGTCCAGAGTGGGAGCAAAGGTTTGGCCGTCAGATGATTTCTGAGCAGGATGCTCAATTGGATGCACAAGGAAACCCTGGCGTGCCCAGGTTGAGTCCCGATTTCTTGATCGAGACCTACCTCGACCATCAG GGGGAACGTTTCTGTCTTACCTATGACGCCAATTCTCTCATCTACATCTCCAAAGCTATGGACCTATTTGACATGACAGGTCCAGCCCTCACCTCTCTCGCCAAACGATTCAACGACGCCTACCCCGACCAGCCTCCGTTTCCGTACCCCGACGACCCGGTTTCCATCTCTTGCTGTGCGCCGCGCGGTGCCGCCGAAGCTCATGACCATAATACGCCAGAAGAACAGGAAAagttggaaaaggaagcgaagaaaaagcTCGCAAGATTTATCCCTACTTCCAAATCCCCGCACCTTGCCGACCTGGCACAGGGTTTGCAGAGGCTGAAAGATATTCCCACTTTGGTGCTTGGTGTTCAAAGTGATGTCTTGTTCCCCGTGGAGCAACAGAGAGAGCTGTCGGATGCTCTCAAGCTGACTGGGAATTCCAGAGTGACATACTACGAGCTCGGCGGTGTTTGGGGTCACGATACGTTTCTCTTGGACGTGCAGAATGTGGGTGGAGCGATCAGGGGTTTCTTGCATTAG
- a CDS encoding hypothetical protein (Match to EST gb|CF194174.1|CF194174): MSRLAKRHPDLLSCNFNQDYSCIAVGHKKGYTILNCDPFGKVHSNNDQGATGIVEMLFCTSLVALVGAAENQPSNSPRKLQIVNTKRQSTICELIFPTSVLAVKMNRKRLIVVLENEIYIYDISTMKLLHTIETGPNPNAVCALSSSSERSYLAYPSPVPSASSTPLSSSAIPAPPPAPTTGDVLLFDTISLTALNVIQAHKTPIAALALNSTGTMLATASDKGTVVRVFSVPDAKKLWQFRRGSSSARIFSINFNLMSTLLAVSSDTSTIHIYRLASSRKGGKDADDASTEEARSPTPSETPLASSPPLAGGKLDSHSAASSLRRRSYHLGKSFVGGVGGYLPKSVSEMWEPQRDFAFIKLRGNHGRTVVAMSATVPQVMVISSEGLFQAYNIDLENGGECSLMKEFALLGSEDFGNGSNGI, encoded by the exons ATGTCCCGCCTCGCCAAGCGCCATCCAGACTTGCTC AGCTGCAACTTCAACCAGGACTACTCCTGCATCGCCGTAGGACACAAGAAGGGCTACACCATCCTCAACTGCGATCCATTCGGGAAAGTCCACTCCAACA ATGACCAAGGCGCAACAGGCATCGTCGAGATGCTCTTCTGCACATCCCTCGTCGCGCTCGTCGGCGCGGCCGAGAACCAGCCATCTAATAGCCCTAGGAAGCTTCAGATCGTCAACACCAAG CGCCAATCAACCATCTGTGAACTAATCTTCCCGACATCCGTCTTGGCCGTCAAGATGAATAGAAAGCGGCTGATTGTGGTACTCGAGAATGAGATTTACATTTACGACATCTCAACCATGAAGCTGCTGCACACCATCGAGACCGGACCGAACCCTAATG CTGTATGCgctctctcatcctcttctgaGCGCTCTTACCTCGCGTACCCATCCCCTGTGCCATCGGCGTCCTCAACTCCTCTTTCGTCTTCAGCTATCCCTGCGCCACCACCAGCTCCCACGACCGGTGACGTTCTCCTCTTTGACACCATCTCTCTCACCGCTCTCAATGTCATTCAAGCGCACAAGACTCCCATCGCCGCTCTCGCTCTCAACTCTACGGGCACTATGCTTGCAACAGCTTCCGACAAGGGGACCGTGGTCCGAGTATTCAGCGTGCCAGACGCCAAGAAGCTGTGGCAGTTCAGAAGGGGCTCTTCCAGCGCAAGGATCTTTAGTATAAACTTTAACCTCATGAGCACGTTGCTCGCAGTTTCGTCCGACACTAGCACAATACACATCTACCGACTCGCCAGTTCTCGTAAAGGTGGTAAAGATGCGGATGACGCCTCgacagaagaagctcgCAGTCCGACACCCTCTGAAACGCCTTTGGCTTCATCACCACCGCTGGCAGGTGGCAAGCTAGACTCGCACTCTGCAGCGTCATCCCTCAGGCGGCGGTCGTATCATCTGGGCAAGTCGTTCGTCGGTGGAGTCGGCGGCTACTTGCCAAAGAGTGTATCGGAAATGTGGGAACCTCAGCGCGATTTCGCATTCATAAAGCTCAGAGGGAATCACGGAAGGACGGTCGTTGCTATGAGCGC GACGGTGCCCCAAGTCATGGTCATTAGCTCTGAAGGGTTGTTCCAGGCATACAATATCGATCTGGAGAACGGCGGCGAGTGTTCGTTGATGAAAGAGTTTGC GTTATTGGGCAGTGAAGATTTCGGAAATGGATCCAATGGGATTTAA
- a CDS encoding hypothetical protein (HMMPfam hit to Sugar_tr, Sugar (and other) transporter, score: 383.2, E(): 3.3e-112) codes for MFFKKNSDAPKKPRHAPDRDDVPSLEDLGVELHPDTARYVADSQALADAIGGNGLKDIFSSGLVLIAAFSTCMGGLLFGFDQGILSIVLTMSQFLGQFPDVDANVSSSAAFNKGIMTALLELGAFIGALQAGFVADRYSRKKAIALGSVWFVIGAILQTTSYSFAQLVIGRFVGGLGVGLLSAVAPMYISEISPPNIRGSLLAMEAATIVSGIVIMFYITYGSRYIPGDWSFRLPFLVQVAPCILLTIGLWKLPYSPRWLAQVGRDEDSLHALMRLRGFPVTDPRLQAEWITIRAEAIQNREVIVKAHPSLQGKDFMSELKLEIASWVDMFKPKLIKRTIIGPILMMFQQFSGINALIYYSPTLFEQLGLDYEMQLDMSGVLNIIQLVACVLAFFVIDRVGRRPLLLFGSTANTICHVIVAVVMAKFSHDWVRYSKEAWVAVAFIFIYIFTYGVGWAPVPWAMPAEVHTSSRRAKGVAITTCANWLGNFIIGLITPPMLQNIKYGTFLFFGAFTFLSGLYVWFFCPEPMGKTLEQMDQIFHSNTAHEDNLAKSDIQAVILNSPVAGPLSGTASAEKINDKDTQQEWVETV; via the exons ATGTTCTTCAAGAAAAACAGTGACGCGCCAAAAAAGCCAAGACATGCCCCAGATAGGGACGACGTCCCAAGTCTAGAGGACCTAGGTGTTGAACTCCATCCTGATACTGCTCGTTATGTGGCGGACAGTCAGGCATTGGCTGATGCAATCGGCGGAAATG GTCTCAAGGATATATTCAGCAGTGGGCTCGTCTTGATTGCAGCCTTCTCCACATGTATGGGCGGTCTGCTATTTGGTTTCGACCAGGGTATTCTTTCCATTGTCCTTACCATGAGCCAATTCCTGGGCCAGTTTCCCGATGTCGATGCCAATGTCAGCTCTTCTGCTGCCTTCAACAAAGG TATCATGACCGCTCTCCTGGAACTGGGTGCTTTTATCGGAGCCCTTCAAGCTGGTTTTGTCGCAGACAGGTATTCTCGTAAAAAGGCCATCG cccTCGGTTCAGTGTGGTTTGTTATTGGTGCTATTCTCCAGACTACATCCTACTCCTTTGCCCAGCTAGTCATTGGCCGATTCGTCGGTGGTCTTGGTGTTGGCCTTCTCTCTGCTGTGGCCCCAATGTATATCAGCGAAATTTCACCACCAAACATTCGAGGCTCATTGCTCGCCATGGAGGCTGCCACCATTGTCAGCGGTATCGTCATCATGTTCTACATT ACTTATGGCTCCCGATACATCCCTGGCGACTGGAGTTTCCGACTTCCTTTCCTCGTGCAGGTAGCCCCCTGTATCCTCTTGACAATCGGTCTTTGGAAACTTCCTTATTCTCCGCGATGGCTTGCCCAGGTAGGCAGAGATGAAGATTCTCTGCACGCTCTCATGCGCCTTCGAGGATTCCCCGTTACCGACCCTCGTCTGCAGGCCGAGTGGATCACCATCAGAGCCGAGGCTATTCAAAACCGAGAAGTTATTGTCAAGGCCCACCCTTCCCTTCAAGGCAAGGACTTTATGTCCGAGCTCAAACTTGAGATTGCTTCTTGGGTCGACATGTTTAAGCCCAAGCTCATCAAGCGAACTATCATTGGTCCCATTTTGATGATGTTCCAGCAATTTTCTGGTATCAACGCT CTCATTTACTACTCTCCTACTCTCTTTGAGCAACTTGGCCTCGACTACGAGATGCAGCTTGACATGAGCGGTGTCCTCAACATCATTCAATTGGTCGCCTGTGTGCTCGCCTTTTTCGTTATTGACAGAGTAGGACGAAggccgcttcttctctttggATCTACCGCCAACACCATCTGTCACGTCATTGTGGCGGTCGTCATGGCCAAGTTCAGTCACGATTGGGTTCGATACAGCAAGGAGGCATGGGTGGCCGTTGCATTTATCTTCATCTACATCTTCACCTACGGTGTTGGTTGGGCTCCCGTACCTTGGGCCATGC CTGCCGAGGTTCACACTTCAAGTCGCCGAGCCAAGGGTGTCGCCATTACGACTTGCGCCAACTGGTTGGGCAACTTTATTATTGGTCTCATCACCCCACCCATGCTTCAGAACATCAAATACGGcaccttccttttctttggCGCCTTCACATTCCTTTCCGGTCTCTACGTCTGGTTCTTCTGCCCTGAGCCCAT GGGTAAAACGCTCGAGCAGATGGACCAAATCTTCCACTCCAACACGGCTCATGAAGACAACCTCGCCAAGTCGGATATTCAAGCAGTCATCCTGAATTCGCCCGTTGCTGGACCATTATCTGGCACGGCGAGTGCTGAAAAGATCAACGACAAGGATACTCAGCAGGAATGGGTGGAGACTGTTTGA